CCTGCGTCGCGGAGTTTTGCGACTCCAGCAGGCGCAATAGGATCGGAGATAAGAACTTTCATTGCTTCCTCCAGGTTAATGACCGAGGATTTCGTCCATTGCAGAAAGGAGTTCCTCGATGTCCTTCATCTGCAAATCGCCCATATGCGCGATACGGAAGGTTAAATCCTTGAGTTTGCCGTATCCGTTTGCTATAGCCATGCCTTTTTGTCCAAGGGCTTTGTTAAGATCGCCGATGTTGGCATTCTTGTTGTTCGAGCCGACAGTTACTGTCAGCGATTCGTACCCCGGTTCAGGGAACAAGGCAAAGTGCTTTTTTACCCACTCGCGGGTGCGTTCAGCCATAGCTGCGTGACGTTTATAGCGGGCATCCATTCCTTCCGCAAGCATTCTATCCAGCTGAAAATCGAGCGCGTTGTAGAGAGAAAGAGCAGGGGTCGAAGGGGTCTGGCCTTCCTTTTCGACTATATACTTCTTCATGTCTATGAAGTCAGTGTAGAGTCCTCGGTTAGGAACGGTCTTGGCATTATCCATGAATCGGGGAGATACTACACAGAAGGCAAGACCGGGGGGGAGTCCGAAGCACTTCTGCGACGAGGTAAGAACTACATCGTACTTGTGAACGTCAATCTTTGCTCCAGTCATCGAAGACACTGCATCCACCAGTATCAAGACATCGGGATACTTCGCCTTGACCATATCGGCAATCTCCGCCGTTGGATTCATGACGCCTGTGGAAGTCTCATTGTGAGTAAGGCAGAGAACGTCGTACTTTCCTGTAGAAAGTTCCTTATCGACCATATCTGGTTTTATTGCCTTGCCCCATTCCACATCTATCTTTCCGTTGGGCAATCCGTTGGCCTGGGACATCTTGTACCAGCGTTCGGCGAATGAACCGCAAAGAGTGTGAAGGGAGCCCTTTTTTACAGAATTACGGAGGGACGCCTCCATGACAAGCGAACCGGAGCTCGTCCAGACGATTACGTCCCATTCAGTCTCGAAAACCTTCTTAAGCTTACCTAGGATGCTCATTCCGAGCGCTGAGGCCTCTTTCATGCGGTGACCAATCATGGGTTTGGTCTGGGCCTCGAGCACTTCAGGCAGTACCTCGGTTGGACCGGGTATGAAAAGTTTTTTATGCATAAATGCCTCCAAACAGGGGTTTTTGCTCTTTAATATCCTGATTTACTTCTGTTAAGCAATCCTTCTCAACAAAAAAAAATTCCTGCCCTTTTGCGGTTGTTAGAGGGATTTGAGAAATGACCCATCTCATCAAAACAAAGTATATTCTGTACTTGAGATATGTCAACCTTACTCAAGTCGCTTATGGATTGGAGTTAAGA
The DNA window shown above is from bacterium and carries:
- a CDS encoding alanine--glyoxylate aminotransferase family protein, producing the protein MHKKLFIPGPTEVLPEVLEAQTKPMIGHRMKEASALGMSILGKLKKVFETEWDVIVWTSSGSLVMEASLRNSVKKGSLHTLCGSFAERWYKMSQANGLPNGKIDVEWGKAIKPDMVDKELSTGKYDVLCLTHNETSTGVMNPTAEIADMVKAKYPDVLILVDAVSSMTGAKIDVHKYDVVLTSSQKCFGLPPGLAFCVVSPRFMDNAKTVPNRGLYTDFIDMKKYIVEKEGQTPSTPALSLYNALDFQLDRMLAEGMDARYKRHAAMAERTREWVKKHFALFPEPGYESLTVTVGSNNKNANIGDLNKALGQKGMAIANGYGKLKDLTFRIAHMGDLQMKDIEELLSAMDEILGH